The sequence GTTAGCGATTAAGTCGAGGTATCGCTGGCGATAGCGGGTCTCAACATCCGTCAAACCATGCCACTTCTCCGGGAGAGGCCGCAGACTCTTTGTAAGCAGACGAAAGCTCTTAACTTGAACGGTTAGCTCGCCGGTTCGAGTCTTCATGGGGCTGCCCGAAACACCGATAATATCACCGATATCTAGCTTCTTGTATTGAGCAAAATCTGCCTCCGGTAATTCATCACGTCGAAGGTAAATTTGGATCCGCCCTACAGGCTCGCCGTTTGGGGCTATCTCATCACACGAGCTATCTTGAAGACGAATAAAAGCTGCCTTACCCATCTTGTTGACAGCGACCACACGACCCGCAAGCGCATGTCGCTGCTCGGAACCTTCAAGCGACTCCTTATCCTGCTCATGGTAAAGTCGAATGAAGTCCAATGCCCGAGTGTCGACTTTGAAGTCGTTCGCATAAGGGTCGATACCCATTTCACGGAGGTCTTGTGCCTTCTCCATACGCTGTTCAAAAAATCGATCTGGTCCACTCATCTTACTTTCCTTTTCACCTGCTCGGCAGTTGCTCGTTTTAAGTTATCGTTCTGAATCTAGTCAAACCATATCGCTGGAATCACCCTCAGCGGTTTCGCCCATCAGGAATGCCTGAATGAACCCATCAATGTCGCCGTCTAGTACGGCATCCGTATTGGAAGATTCAAACCCGGTTCGGTGGTCTTTCACCATGCGATAGGGTTGAAGCACATAAGACCGAATTTGGCTGCCCCACTCTATCTTTTTCTTTTCTCCGGCAAGCGCCGCTTTCTCGTCTTCTTTTTTCTGCAGCTCAATAACCAAGAGCCGAGCCTTCAGCATCTTCATCGCTTTGGCGCGGTTTTTATGCTGGCTTCGTTCTGCTTGGCAGGCAACCACCACGCCCGACGGGATGTGGGTCAGTCGAATGGCTGAATCGGTTTTGTTAACGTGTTGGCCACCGGCACCACTGGCGCGGTAGGTGTCGACACGTAGGTCCTCATCCTTCACTTCGATATCGATGGAGTCATCTACTTCAGGAGCAACGCTTACTGAAACGAAGGAGGTATGTCGGCGCTTGTTCGCATCAAAAGGACTAATCCGTACCAACCGGTGAACACCAACCTCTGCGCGGCAATAGCCGTAAGCGTATAGCCCTTCGATACCGATGGTGGCTGATTTGATGCCCGCTTCTTCACCTGGCTGTATGTCGAGTATATCGACCTTGAAACCTTTTCGCTCCGCCCATCGCATCATCATTCGCTGAACCATTTGGGCCCAGTCTTGGCTTTCGGTACCACCTGCACCTGCATTGATTGATAAGATGGCCCCGTTGCTATCGTATTCACCCCCGAGCATCCGCTCGAGTTCAAGCTGGTTGATTGTTCGGGCTGCCTTCGCGATGGTCTCTCGAAGTTCCTGAGCAATGTCCTCGTCTTCGTCACCGAGTTCAAGCATTTCCTCAGCCTCAGTAACGGAACTCTCAAGCTTCAGAAAAGCATCCACACGCTGCTTCAAGATGGACATCTCGCGCTGCACGCGGGTCGCTTCCTCTGCGTTATTCCATAATTCCGGATCGGCACAACGTGCTTCAAGCTCTAAAACTCGACGCTGCTTTGTCGCAACGTCAAAGATGCCCCCTTATGGTGGTTAGGCGCTCCAACAGCTTAGGAATCTGGTCACGTAAAGTATTCATGGTTAGCCTGCTACGATGCGGTCGGAGCTGTGTCAACTCCCTATGATTAGGCACTTCTTTTTATTTTAAAGAAGCCAGCCCGAGTGTACGGCTGAGCTTGTCAAAGTGGTCCTTGTGGCCAGTTCTTGCGGTCTCGAAGCTCGGAGTAATCAGACCAAGCCCGCCTTAGCTTTACTCTGCGCTTCCCATCACCTGATCGACCACTTCAAGGAGACGGTTCTCTTCAAGCTTCATGTTTCGAGCCTGGTGGCCACCATTGACATGATCGTGGCCTAGCAAATGGAGAAAACCATGAACCAAAAGTCGCCGATACTCATCCTCCAGAGAATGACCAATGGACTGTGCTTGCCGAGCGGCTGTGTCGGCGCTGATAACGATATCTCCCAAACAAGGTACAAAGTCCCCTGCTACCACTTTGCCCTCTGCTTGGGGAAACGAGAGCACATCAGTAGGTTTATCTTTGGCGCGCCAAGTTAAGTTGAGCTCGTGAATGCCTGGGTCATCCATAATAACAACCGAAACCTCGGACGCACTAAAGCCCAAGTCTTCTGAGATTGTCTGGACGATTGTCTTCAGTGTCTTCGTCGCCAGTCGAGGCTGGCTCCTGCGGTTCGTTATGTCTATCGCCATCAGGTTCTCTTCTTTTCACCTGAGCCGTTGCAGGCATATCAGGGTATTCAATTCGTTTATGGTAGATGGAAGTCAGAATGCGAGTGAACGCTTTAGCCATTAGGTGCAAATCTTTCAACGTTAAATCGCACTCATCCAGCTGGCCATCCGTAAATTTCACGTTGATAATTTTATTCACCAACCCTTGTAGCCTTGCGGGCGTAGGGTCCGAAAGTGTTCTCGCCGCGGCCTCGATTGAGTCGCCAATCATGACAAGTGCAGCTTCCCGGGTTTGTGGTTTCTGCCCAGGGTAACGGTACTCATTCTCGCCAACCGAGCCATCCTCTTCACACTCTTCAACCGCTTTATGGTAAAAATACTGAATCAGGGTCGTTCCATGGTGCTGAGCAATACCCGCCAGAATTGGCTCACCAAGCTTGTGCCGCTTCGCAATTTCTAAACCATCCGTGACGTGACGGCGAATAATCATCGCGCTCATAGAAGCCTTAAGCTTCTTGTGAGGATTGAATCCGTCCCGCTGGTTTTCAATGAAATATGGGGCGTTACAACCTTTGCCGAGGTCATGGTAATAGGACATCACTCTGGCTAAAAGGGAATTCGCGCCTATCGCCTCCGCAGCTGCCTCAACCAGAGCTCCCACCATGATGCTG is a genomic window of Deltaproteobacteria bacterium containing:
- the ybeY gene encoding rRNA maturation RNase YbeY — translated: MAIDITNRRSQPRLATKTLKTIVQTISEDLGFSASEVSVVIMDDPGIHELNLTWRAKDKPTDVLSFPQAEGKVVAGDFVPCLGDIVISADTAARQAQSIGHSLEDEYRRLLVHGFLHLLGHDHVNGGHQARNMKLEENRLLEVVDQVMGSAE
- a CDS encoding peptide chain release factor 2 (programmed frameshift); this translates as MNTLRDQIPKLLERLTTIRGHLDVATKQRRVLELEARCADPELWNNAEEATRVQREMSILKQRVDAFLKLESSVTEAEEMLELGDEDEDIAQELRETIAKAARTINQLELERMLGGEYDSNGAILSINAGAGGTESQDWAQMVQRMMMRWAERKGFKVDILDIQPGEEAGIKSATIGIEGLYAYGYCRAEVGVHRLVRISPFDANKRRHTSFVSVSVAPEVDDSIDIEVKDEDLRVDTYRASGAGGQHVNKTDSAIRLTHIPSGVVVACQAERSQHKNRAKAMKMLKARLLVIELQKKEDEKAALAGEKKKIEWGSQIRSYVLQPYRMVKDHRTGFESSNTDAVLDGDIDGFIQAFLMGETAEGDSSDMV
- the lysS gene encoding lysine--tRNA ligase (class II; LysRS2; catalyzes a two-step reaction, first charging a lysine molecule by linking its carboxyl group to the alpha-phosphate of ATP, followed by transfer of the aminoacyl-adenylate to its tRNA; in Methanosarcina barkeri, LysRS2 charges both tRNA molecules for lysine that exist in this organism and in addition can charge the tRNAPyl with lysine in the presence of LysRS1) encodes the protein MEKAQDLREMGIDPYANDFKVDTRALDFIRLYHEQDKESLEGSEQRHALAGRVVAVNKMGKAAFIRLQDSSCDEIAPNGEPVGRIQIYLRRDELPEADFAQYKKLDIGDIIGVSGSPMKTRTGELTVQVKSFRLLTKSLRPLPEKWHGLTDVETRYRQRYLDLIAN